One Candidatus Kaelpia aquatica DNA window includes the following coding sequences:
- a CDS encoding ferritin family protein encodes MTETKFTPDEILRLAVKIKVNGSNFYRNAVSFYKNKEFKSLFSTLSSEEDKHKDVFQDILNNFKNKDYLDAYSSEHQKYINSIANDIIFTQANISKKIKEGFKSIDDVFSFALGIEEDSILFYTELKSSILKGEDLLSGVINEERRHFSLISDLKAKYLNKELKEHRRY; translated from the coding sequence ATGACTGAAACGAAATTTACTCCAGATGAAATTTTAAGACTTGCGGTAAAGATCAAAGTCAATGGGAGCAATTTTTACCGTAATGCAGTCTCTTTTTATAAAAACAAAGAGTTTAAAAGTTTATTCAGCACTCTCTCTAGTGAAGAAGATAAACATAAAGATGTTTTTCAGGATATTCTAAACAATTTTAAAAATAAAGATTACCTAGATGCCTATAGCAGTGAGCATCAAAAGTATATTAACTCTATTGCTAATGATATCATTTTTACTCAGGCTAATATAAGCAAAAAGATAAAAGAGGGGTTTAAGAGCATTGATGATGTATTTAGCTTTGCATTAGGAATAGAGGAGGATTCAATTCTTTTCTATACAGAGCTGAAGAGTTCTATTTTAAAAGGGGAGGATCTCTTAAGTGGTGTAATCAATGAAGAGAGAAGACACTTCAGCTTAATCTCTGATTTAAAGGCAAAATATTTAAATAAAGAATTAAAAGAGCATAGAAGGTATTAA